cgacgcgATGGAGGGAGGCGCCGTCGTGCCCATCCACTGGACCCAGGCAATGAACTACGTCGCGAACTTCACCAtcggcacgccgccgcagccggcgtcGGCGGTCATCGACCTCGCCGGGGAGCTCGTCTGGACGCAGTGCAAGCAGTGCGGCCGCTGCTTCGAGCAGGGCACGCCACTGTTCGACCCGACCGCGTCGAACACCTACCGGGCGGAGCCGTGCGGCACCCCGCTCTGCGAGTCCATCCCGAGCGACGTCCGCAACTGCTCCGGCAACGTGTGCGCGTACGAGGCGTCCACCAATGCCGGGGACACCGGCGGCAAGGTCGGCACCGACACCTTCGCCGTCGGGACGGCCAAGGCGAGCCTCGCGTTCGGGTGCGTCGTGGCGAGCGACATCGACACCATGGGCGGGCCTTCCGGGATCGTCGGGCTAGGGAGGACGCCGTGGTCGCTCGTCACCCAGACGGGCGTCGCCGCGTTCTCCTACTGCCTGGCGCCGCACGACGCCGGGAAGAACAGCGCGCTGTTCCTCGGCTCCTCCGcgaagctcgccggcggcggcaaggccgcCTCGACGCCGTTCGTCAACATCTCCGGCAACGGCAATGACCTGAGCAACTACTACAAGGTCCAACTCGAAGGGCTGAAGGCCGGCGACGCGATGATCCCGCTGCCGCCGAGCGGCAGCACCGTCCTGCTCGACACCTTCTCGCCGATCAGCTtcctcgtcgacggcgcctACCAGGCCGTCAAGAAGGCGGTGACGGTCGCCGTCGGCGCACCGCCGATGGCGACGCCGGTGGAGCCGTTCGACCTCTGCTTCCCGAAATCGGGGgccagcggcgcggcgccggacCTCGTGTTCACGTtccggggcggcgccgccatgacggtggcggcgtcgaaCTACCTGCTCGACTACAAGAACGGCACGGTGTGCCTCGCCATGCTGAGCTCGGCGCGGCTGAACTCGACGACGGAGCTGAGCTTGCTGGGAAGCTTGCAGCAGGAGAACATCCATTTCCTCTTCGACCTTGACAAGGAGACGCTCTCCTTCGAGCCTGCAGACTGCACTAAACTCTCCTAGCTAATCAATGGCTGCTGCTACTTAATTACTTTCTGCATATGTATGTGTACTTCTGAATAACGCAGCCTTGCGGCATGAGCTGCAGCATGCTCATGTTGGTGAAAATAATACTCCattcttattattattctgtggcGATCTGGCCTACTTCGATTTCAATCTCTGTTccatgtttaatactttaatgGTTCATCAACCACTGTAGGAATTAGGATGCTCTCCTAcagtttttctttcaaaaaaaaatgtggttcATCAACCAAGTTTCGTCTTACAGCTTCAGAAACAAACTGCATGCCTCTTCAGTTATCTTAGCAAAACACTCTGAAATTAAATCAGACCGGTAGCTTCAAGTCGATCAATTGTTGGGAGGCATTGCTAAGAAATCTAATTAGTCAATAGTCATGGATTACGAGTTACGACGACTGAACTGATATACCAAATTAATCACCAAATATGACAAGTGGAACTCTAAAACAGCAACATTTATGCTTAATCCACCTTGCATTTCTGGATCACGTGCTGGAGACGACTTTTTCCACCAGAAGCCGCTTCACACGTACTACCACACTCGCACTAACTAACCACGTATTCGCTccattaaaaataaacaaacttcGCTAAAATGTGATAAATTATGATAGTACGAATCTAGATAGGTTCTTAAGTACTACGAATTTAAACATACCAAATTCATAATAATGTTATGTATCACAtcttatactatatttatttattttagactGAATGGGGTAGTAGATGAAGTAGACTAGACCAAGCATGAAGCCAGCAGATCAGGGTAAATGTGGTAACCGCAAGtccaaagaaaataaatcctCTAACTTACTATTCTCTGTATATCCACAGCTCATGTTTCCATGGCTGCTcttatcctttttatttttttaggggggggggggggggggggagggggcgttACCGTGGTAATCGCCGAAAACCGCGTAAAATTCACCTCcaaaaatataacatttttcaTTTAACCTgttccaataatatttataataagcTTTTGTCAAATCTAAAACCTTTTGAATGGAACACTCTCATTTTGTCTTTACAATACTAATCCAATATGTCTAATACAATGGCATGACAAGAAGCCGTTGCTATATCTATCACCCACCGTAGTATGGTAAAATTAAAAACTATTGCCTAGCCATGGTCAAAGGTATGGTTGGCGACATGGCTGAAAggtttatttaataaaaaaaattataaagcTATATACAGTTTTTACTAGAGAACGGTTAAACTGAAGAAAATATTATTCATTCGGATGTAACAACATCAGTGATGTCTGAATGATACTTATGCGCATAATTGAACCTTTATAGTGTGAATGACACCggtatttttttagagaagaatGACACCGATATGGTGCAGTCATTGTCAATGGTTTTTGAGATAGAATGTCCTAGCTACAGGGTCGAGGCACGATCTATGCGAACAGGTGGTCACTACTGCTAAAGAAAACTTCTACTATGTAGCCAACCAAAAGTTGCCACGTTGCGTGCTCAACACATATTCTATAAAGATCCATGCATGTGACGAAAACACAAATTGCTAGGTTTCTTTTGGTTAATTAAAAAGATCAaactgaattttaaattttgagaagATAGATTGAtccaattttatttgtttttatcaATTTATCAATGGTTACACTAAAATCCACTCATGAACGGTTTTTATTCTCACTATcagaactagcatggtggcccgcgcagattgcgcggctagcatcattatattttctcttatataatagcatatatgttttctcattatattattaaaatatattacaatgacaacataattttaaattttgcaataactttacgaaactactaatgtgtaatattcatattgtattttatatacgtgttagttattaattatttttaatatcaattttttgttatttataaattatatatattcctatatggactctagactcgtcttttaatatttctttttttaattctgaatttttattatttctaattgtatttctatgtggactctaaactcatctttcaatattctttaatttttaattttaaatttcagttacttctaaattgtattcctatattgactttaaactcttcttcccatgttttttttattaatttcgaattttagttatttgtaaattgtatttttatacggactctaaactctacttttaattttattatgtttattctgaattttagttagttttaaattcctatgtggactctatactctacttctaatattccttattttttaattccgaatttcttttttttcttaattgtatttctatatgggctctatactctacttctaatattccttatttttaattccgagtttctattatttcctaattgtatatctatatggactctatactctacttctaatatttcttatttttaattccgaattccagttattttctaattgtatttctatatggactctagtctcctcttctaatagtccttattttttaattccgaatttcaactatttctaaattgtatttctatatggactctagtctactcttctaatattccttattttttaattccgaatttcagctatttctaaattgtatttctgtatggactctgctttttctttttctccgattaatgtgaaaatttctaggtcatgagagcaaacgtggaggctcctttttattccgaattttagttagttttaaatttctatatggactctatactctacttctaatattccttattttttaattccaaatttctttttttttcttaattatatttctatatagactctatactctacttctaatattccttatttttaattctgaatttctattatttcctgattgtatttctatatggactctatactctacttctaatattccttatttttaattacaaatttcagttatttcctaattgtatttccatatggactctagtctcctcttctaatattccttattttttaattctgaatttcaactatttctaaattgtatttctatatggactctgctttctctttttctccgattaatgtaaGAATTTCTAAACCATGAGAACGAATGTGGaggcttctttttttattcctttaataatataatagatagattgtgAACCCAACCCTGCTCCATGAAGGCTCAAGTGGTTCATTCAATTTCACTGTCATTTCGTGCCCACTAATCCTCGACGAGTCTCTCTCGCGTACCAATTAAACGATGAGGCGTACGTTGACATCTGtttattcagttttttttatcggTTAGATTTATTCAATTACTATGCGACATTACAGTGTTAGTTAAAATCATCTTACTCCTGGTTTATTGCATGCAGCCAATCATCTGCAGATATAAGCTTCCTATATAAACCCTACCTCTCGACTTTGATCATACTCATTAGCTCGAGACATTAGTCGATCATCATAATGGGAAGGCTAATCGTAACACTGCTCGTGCTGtgcgccgcggcgacgacgtgcGCCGCGGCGCTTCGCGGGCACGACCTCCGGCGAGCCAtgcgcggccgcctcctcgccgacggcggcggcgcggtcgtgCCGTTCCACTGGTCCCCCGAGCTCTACAACGTGGCGAACTTCACCATCGGCACGCCGCCGCAGGCAGCGTCGGCGTTCATCGATCTCACCGGCGAGCTCGTCTGGACGCAGTGCTCGCAGTGCATCCACTGCTTCAAGCAGGACCTGCCCGTGTTCGTCCCGAACGCGTCGTCCACCTTCAAGCCGGAGCCGTGCGGCACCGACGTCTGCAAGTCCATCCCGACGCCCAAGTGCGCCAGCGACGTGTGCGCCTACGACGGGGTCACCGGGCTGGGCGGGCACACCGTCGGCATCGTCGCCACTGACACGTTCGCCAtcgggacggcggcgccggcgagcctcGGCTTCGGGTGCGTCGTGGCGAGCGACATCGACACCATGGGCGGGCCTTCCGGGTTCATCGGGTTAGGGAGGACGCCGTGGTCGCTCGTCGCGCAGATGAAGCTCACCAGGTTCTCCTACTGCCTGGCGCCACACGACACCGGGAAGAACAGCCGGCTGTTCCTCGGCGCCTCCGCCAaactggccggcggcggcgcctggacGCCGTTCGTCAAGACCTCTCCCAACGATGGCATGAGCCAATATTATCCGATCGAGTTGGAGGAGATCAAGGCCGGCGACGCGACGATCACGATGCCTCAGGGCCGCAACACCGTCCTGGTCCAGACCGCCGTCGTGCGGGTCAGCTTGCTGGTCGACAGCGTGTACCAGGAATTCAAGAAGGCGGTGATGGCTTCCGTCGGCgccgcgccgacggcgacgccggtggGGGAGCCCTTCGAGGTCTGCTTCCCGAAGGCGGGGGTCAGCGGCGCGCCGGACCTCGTGTTCACGTTCCAGGCCGGCGCCGCGCTGACGGTGCCGCCGGCGAACTACCTGTTCGACGTTGGGAACGACACGGTTTGCTTGTCGGTGATGAGCATCGCGCTGCTGAACATCACGGCGTTGGACGGGCTGAACATCCTGGGAAGCTTTCAGCAGGAGAACGTCCATCTCCTCTTCGACCTCGACAAGGACATGCTCTCCTTCGAGCCTGCAGACTGCAGCTCACTCTCCTAACTAACATTGGCTGCAGCCTGTGCAGTTTGTGCGTCAGCTTGGCTGTATATGTTTGTGTGGTTGTCAGGTGTGTACAACTCGCATGTTTATAGCCATAATAACGCAGCTAGCTaggcagcatgcatgcatgtgtgctgCGACATGCTTTGCTTTGCTCTCCCAGTGTCTACGCATTTTCCTTCGTGAACCTGCGTGCTTGTGTGTGgcatcctagggtgatatgttACTTGTTAGTGCAAATAATATATTCAGTCGTGATCTGGACTTGATTTAATTCCGTCATTCACTTGATCATTCCCATATGTAATGTTTTATTCTCACGGTCTCCTTCCCCTTATTAATGatggtaaaattaaaattaattgctCTATTAACATAAG
The sequence above is drawn from the Oryza glaberrima chromosome 10, OglaRS2, whole genome shotgun sequence genome and encodes:
- the LOC127752970 gene encoding aspartic proteinase nepenthesin-1-like; amino-acid sequence: MGRPVATLLVLCFISVTARAAAFRVHGRLLADDAMEGGAVVPIHWTQAMNYVANFTIGTPPQPASAVIDLAGELVWTQCKQCGRCFEQGTPLFDPTASNTYRAEPCGTPLCESIPSDVRNCSGNVCAYEASTNAGDTGGKVGTDTFAVGTAKASLAFGCVVASDIDTMGGPSGIVGLGRTPWSLVTQTGVAAFSYCLAPHDAGKNSALFLGSSAKLAGGGKAASTPFVNISGNGNDLSNYYKVQLEGLKAGDAMIPLPPSGSTVLLDTFSPISFLVDGAYQAVKKAVTVAVGAPPMATPVEPFDLCFPKSGASGAAPDLVFTFRGGAAMTVAASNYLLDYKNGTVCLAMLSSARLNSTTELSLLGSLQQENIHFLFDLDKETLSFEPADCTKLS
- the LOC127753498 gene encoding aspartic proteinase nepenthesin-1-like, giving the protein MGRLIVTLLVLCAAATTCAAALRGHDLRRAMRGRLLADGGGAVVPFHWSPELYNVANFTIGTPPQAASAFIDLTGELVWTQCSQCIHCFKQDLPVFVPNASSTFKPEPCGTDVCKSIPTPKCASDVCAYDGVTGLGGHTVGIVATDTFAIGTAAPASLGFGCVVASDIDTMGGPSGFIGLGRTPWSLVAQMKLTRFSYCLAPHDTGKNSRLFLGASAKLAGGGAWTPFVKTSPNDGMSQYYPIELEEIKAGDATITMPQGRNTVLVQTAVVRVSLLVDSVYQEFKKAVMASVGAAPTATPVGEPFEVCFPKAGVSGAPDLVFTFQAGAALTVPPANYLFDVGNDTVCLSVMSIALLNITALDGLNILGSFQQENVHLLFDLDKDMLSFEPADCSSLS